The Oscillospiraceae bacterium genome has a segment encoding these proteins:
- a CDS encoding sodium-dependent transporter translates to MEQREQLGSRLGFILLSAGCAIGIGNVWKFPYMVGQYGGGAFVLIYLFFLVILGIPVMTMEFAMGRAGQRSPARLYQQLEPKGSKWHLHGYVAMAGNYILMMFYTSVAGWMLDYFVRTAGGQFVGADTDGVAAQFSQMLGDPLRMTLFMGIIVVLGFLVCSFSLQKGLERITKWMMVALLVIMVVLAINSVCTAGGSQGLRFYLVPDLARMKKVGIGNVVAGAMNQAFFTLSLGIGAMAIFGSYIGKERALMGESARVAALDTLVALCSGLIIFPACFAYGVQPDSGPSLIFITLPNIFNHMPLGRVWGSLFFVFMSFAAFSTVLGVFENIVSCTMDLSGWSRKKACLFNGILMLLLSMPCVLGFNVLSKFQPLGPGTGVLDLEDFVVSNLLLPLGSLIFIFFCTSRYGWGWKDFTKEANTGKGLKVQRWMRGYMCYVLPVLVAVILVLGLIRH, encoded by the coding sequence ATGGAACAACGCGAACAACTGGGCAGCCGCCTGGGCTTTATTCTGCTGAGCGCCGGGTGCGCCATCGGCATTGGCAATGTGTGGAAATTCCCATACATGGTGGGGCAATACGGCGGCGGTGCCTTTGTACTGATCTATCTGTTTTTCTTAGTGATCCTGGGCATACCGGTGATGACCATGGAATTTGCCATGGGTCGCGCCGGCCAGCGCAGCCCCGCCCGGCTGTACCAGCAGTTGGAGCCGAAAGGCAGCAAGTGGCACCTGCACGGCTATGTTGCCATGGCCGGCAACTATATTCTGATGATGTTTTACACCAGCGTGGCCGGGTGGATGCTGGACTACTTTGTCCGCACCGCCGGCGGACAATTCGTAGGCGCCGACACCGACGGTGTGGCGGCACAATTCAGCCAAATGCTGGGCGACCCGCTACGCATGACCCTGTTTATGGGCATTATCGTCGTGTTGGGCTTCTTGGTGTGCTCCTTTAGTCTGCAAAAGGGGCTGGAGCGCATTACCAAGTGGATGATGGTGGCACTGCTGGTCATTATGGTGGTGCTGGCGATCAACAGTGTGTGCACCGCCGGGGGCAGCCAGGGGCTGCGCTTTTACCTGGTGCCGGATTTGGCGCGGATGAAGAAAGTGGGCATCGGCAATGTGGTGGCCGGGGCCATGAACCAGGCGTTCTTTACCCTGAGTTTGGGCATCGGCGCTATGGCCATCTTTGGCAGCTATATCGGCAAGGAGCGCGCACTGATGGGCGAGTCTGCCCGGGTGGCGGCGCTGGACACGCTGGTGGCTCTGTGCTCCGGACTGATCATTTTCCCCGCCTGCTTTGCCTACGGTGTGCAACCGGACAGCGGTCCCAGTCTGATCTTCATTACCCTGCCTAATATCTTTAACCACATGCCCCTGGGGCGCGTGTGGGGCAGCCTGTTCTTTGTGTTTATGAGCTTTGCCGCCTTTTCCACCGTGCTGGGCGTGTTTGAAAACATTGTGTCCTGCACCATGGATCTGTCCGGCTGGAGCCGCAAAAAAGCCTGCCTGTTCAACGGCATTCTCATGCTCCTGCTGAGTATGCCCTGCGTATTAGGGTTCAATGTGCTCTCCAAGTTCCAGCCTTTGGGCCCGGGCACCGGCGTGCTGGATCTGGAGGACTTTGTGGTGAGCAATCTGCTGCTGCCGCTGGGCTCTCTCATCTTTATTTTCTTCTGCACCTCCCGCTACGGCTGGGGCTGGAAGGACTTTACCAAAGAGGCCAACACCGGCAAGGGACTGAAAGTGCAGCGCTGGATGCGTGGCTATATGTGCTATGTGCTGCCGGTACTGGTGGCCGTAATCCTGGTGCTGGGGCTGATCCGCCACTGA